taaatacactgacacactcaaCACACATTGAAATagtaaataatttaaacaaCACAAGCTGTTTGCCAGTAACACCATATTCtggaaacaaataaattaacatcATGGTTTTAGGAGTCATTCCTCCCTGGAGAGCAAACTTGAAATAGTTTTGACAATTCAAGGGTTCAGTCCTGCGTGTTTGAGCTTCTGaaaatctctctgtctgtcggTTTAGATCAGTTGTCCAGAGCTCAGTCCTGAACAATCCTCCGAGAGCTCAGTCCTGAACAATCCTTCATCTCTGGACCGGGTGACCTCGTCTTCCTTTTGGTCCGCGTATTATTTCTTTATGGTCCATATAGACACTGGAGGGAGATGGAAAAAGAATAACAATACATTATTTTCTAGATTCTCCCAGTGTGTTTAGCCACAgttcatgttttatatttactcatttatatttatattcatatatCATGTGAGCTATATATCACGGAGCGTCTCTCACCATATTAGGAGTGGTTAAGTGCCACAGAGTCCCCCCACAGCGGCTCAGGGCGCCCTCGCCATGCGCCTCTCCTGTTGTCCGGGCGAAGCACTCTCATTGTCCTGCCGCGTTTTAAAGTCCTGGATGGCCTTTCTGTTCTGGTAATCAATCAGGGCCATGGTGATCACCGCATTCCAGCAGTTCTCTTCTCCAGAGCACCGGAAATCGATCTCCTTATTGTCTGTGGTTACGATGGTGAAATAGACGAACTTGCCGGTGCGCTCCACGCAGTCCACCTTCTTGATGGACTGCAGCTTGAGCTCCTTGCCCTTGGTGCGCTTCTGCGTGTCTGCGTAAATGTTGAGGCTGTCCGTGGTCAGGACGCACGTCTTCCTCTTCCAGAACTGGAGCAGGTTGTCGCTCCTCTTCTCCAGCTCTCCCTCCTTGAGTATCTGGCAGATCTCTGCCgctgacattttcattgttgttgtgtCGGACAAGTTTGTGAGACCGACCCCCTCTGTGTCGTCCGAGGAGCCCGAGGAAGGAGCTTCTCTAAAGCTTTTGATAATCCACAGTGGCGTTGTGAATGAACTAAGGTAGCGGAGGACCTTTATACTCCACTCTGGCCTGAGCCCTTCCCACTTGACGTCAGATGGTTTGGGAATGCATCAACAGTTGCCAGTGGAGTAATTCAAGGCTGTGTGGGCGGAAGCTGTGGCGCAGGAGGGGGCGAGGGCAGAGGAAGTCCTAACGTGGTCCTAATTACACTGCCAGCATGTTAATTAGTAATCCACATCCTACTGCAGGAGATTAGTCCAAATATTTGCCCTCTCTGCAGTGATTCAGTCTAATATGGTTAATTACCAGATGCGCACAGCTGAAGACACGCGTAAAAGTCAGCCTGACCCTGTAAACCAGTAATACAATAATTTCAGAGGGAGTTTTGAATTCTCTGTGAAAGTTTATGATCcatgtgatttattttccatGCCTGGTAATTCATACCCTTTTTATAACCCTCATCTGTGCCACCCTGCTGTCTAGTGATTCTTTGAAAAGGTAATCATTCAGACTAAACGTGTTTCACATCAGTGCTGTTTTACATAAACTCTGCTATTCCTGTCTGTGGATGTCAAGCCACTGAAATGCGTCCAAACGGCCCACAAGCACAGTTTCCATTCAGCGAGCAGAGGATTCATCAGACTGTTCGTCagcaactacaaaaaaaaaaaaaaaagagagagagagagagagagagagagagagagagagaaggattaCAGGGTGTAGAGAGCACAGGCACATTTACAGGTTCAGCATAAATACATAATTTTCCTGCTTTCTTTAATAAGGTGAGTTAACTAAAGTGGAATGATTAATGAGTTGAGTTgtgacaatataaaaggtgaagtGAGGAACAGCTGTTCAGTACCACAGTGGCTACTGTGCACAGGAGAGAGTACTGGGTCAACATTCAAGGCTGCACCTAATGATTATGTTAAATTAAATCAGTGTGTGAGGGGAAGAGACTGAGCTGGATATCTAACGTCATCGTGGTTCGCcttgttttcattattgctAACATGAAAACAAGGCTTCTTATGAGGAGAAACAACCATGACTTATCCAAACATGTAACAACACCACATCTCTG
The window above is part of the Toxotes jaculatrix isolate fToxJac2 chromosome 5, fToxJac2.pri, whole genome shotgun sequence genome. Proteins encoded here:
- the phlda2 gene encoding pleckstrin homology-like domain family A member 2, translated to MKMSAAEICQILKEGELEKRSDNLLQFWKRKTCVLTTDSLNIYADTQKRTKGKELKLQSIKKVDCVERTGKFVYFTIVTTDNKEIDFRCSGEENCWNAVITMALIDYQNRKAIQDFKTRQDNESASPGQQERRMARAP